From Mytilus edulis chromosome 8, xbMytEdul2.2, whole genome shotgun sequence, one genomic window encodes:
- the LOC139485437 gene encoding GRB2-associated-binding protein 1-like isoform X3: MSKIANGNVVYSGWLVKSPPENKFRLSGPWKIFRSFSQDAMDTSKWKRRFFILFKPQGSLPHQYVLNYYNNEEGKKLKGYIDLEHCEQIIESLDLDLFPFLLAIKTYHKNRERTYFLAADTEEQMTSWVRNLCSVCGLKPEDNSSDLPPQREEDNDTFTTIQNVPSSITKQPITQPTQGITHVPQSRDRKNSDRDYVPLTNCRTGTVSRKPPLLRPDSVDSVPDEIAPPPPVKRGQVIEDDVFHTQVYDMPPKAHDMNVTMPAPKICTSSESSSKDDSTLDVYDVPPPGHPPRHSPSTPRSSSSESHKADSAYSSQSVLTYDYPPSSEKNVVSDETYDYPPTNPHNLPKMDDVPPVRPPPPKSYLQQQEPYQNIPPNSKMLNEGIDSLDINKVVPMSTNLSANVPLSYDFPSNNASTQSAYDFPTSGQSGSSLLVIPPPGCGIDSHSYINAATRPVSHAHEDMYLAMDGLVPPAVADRTSSISDSGKSHDSYTLMSELNVYDHPPPQRPPRISKVIPKPCNGDAYTNIYKNERTRSFKKNNTINNPPFDFPSGRDPYAGKMSRSLQHSIPLPKNNNPHPDLTTSSEDEEDDRIADIDQSQNWNKVPPPMKSDKDELKYLELDLVDQPTSQPIHLTHAETGNNTPTEYREIDFVKTTALREVKKTVEGQRKHDEN; encoded by the exons AAATGGAAAAGACGATTTTTTATCTTATTCAAACCGCAAGGAAGCTTACCTCACCAGTATGTTTTAAACTACTACAACAATGAAGAAGGAAAAAAGCTGAAAGGTTACATTGATCTTGAACATTGTGAACAGATTATTGAATCCTTGGATTTGGATTTGTTTCCTTTTCTCTTGGCCATTAAAACTTATCATAAGAACCGTGAAAGGACATATTTCCTGGCTGCCGACACTGAGGAACAAATGACATCGTGGGTACGAAACCTCTGTAGTGTTTGTGGTCTTAAGCCAGAGGACAACT cttCTGATTTACCACCCCAGAGAGAAGAGGACAATGATACATTCACCACAATTCAAAATGTGCCATCTTCTATTACTAAACAACCAATTACACAACCAACTCAAGGAATCACACATGTTCCGCAGAGTCGAGATCGAAAAAATTCTGACAGGGATTATGTTCCCTTGACTAATTGTAGAACTGGAACCGTATCAAGAAAACCACCTTTATTAAGGCCAGATAGTGTTGATAGTGTACCAGATGAAATAGCCCCACCACCACCTGTTAAAAGGGGCCAAGTGATTGAGGACGATGTGTTTCACACACAAGTGTATGATATGCCACCAAAGGCTCATGATATGAATGTGACTATGCCAGCTCCTAAAATATGTACATCTTCAGAGTCATCATCCAAAGATGATTCTACATTAGATGTGTATGATGTCCCACCCCCAGGTCACCCCCCTCGTCACAGTCCAAGTACCCCTCGTTCATCAAGTAGTGAAAGTCATAAGGCAGATTCAGCTTATTCTTCACAGTCAGTCCTTACATATGATTATCCTCCAAGTTCAGAAAAGAATGTTGTGAGTGATGAAACTTATGACTATCCTCCAACAAATCCTCATAACTTGCCAAAAATGGACGATGTACCTCCGGTAAGACCACCCCCGCCAAAGTCGTATCTGCAACAACAAGAACCATACCAAAATATTCCTCCAAATAGTAAAATGTTGAATGAAGGAATTGATAGTTTAGACATAAATAAAGTTGTTCCTATGTCAACAAACCTTAGTGCAAATGTTCCGTTATCTTACGATTTTCCGTCAAACAATGCTTCTACACAAAGTGCATATGATTTTCCGACGTCAGGACAGAGTGGTTCTAGTTTATTAGTGATTCCTCCACCTGGATGTGGTATTGATTCCCATAGTTACATTAACGCTGCAACACGACCTGTGTCACATGCACATGAGGATATGTATTTAGCAATGGATGGTCTTGTGCCACCTGCTGTAGCAGATAGGACATCTTCTATATCAGATAGTGGCAAGTCACATGACAGTTACACTCTAATGTCTGAGTTGAATGTATACGATCATCCTCCTCCTCAAAGGCCACCTAGGATTAGTAAAGTTATCCCTAAACCTTGCA atGGTGATGCCTACACAAACATCTACAAAAATGAGCGAACAcgaagctttaaaaaaaataacaccatTAATAATCCACCATTTGACTTTCCAAG tGGCCGAGATCCATATGCTGGTAAAATGTCTCGATCACTCCAACATAGCATACCTTTACCAAAAAATAATAATCCACATCCAGATTTAACTACAAGTTCAGAAGATGAGGAGGATGATCGCATAGCTGACATTGACCAG AGTCAAAATTGGAATAAAGTGCCCCCTCCTATGAAAAGTGATAAAGATGAACTGAAATATTTAGAACTGGACCTGGTGGACCAACCTACAAGTCAACCGATACATCTTACACATGCAGAGACGGGCAATAATACACCCACTGAATACAGAGAGATAGACTTTGTAAAGACTACAGCTCTCAGGGAAGTGAAAAAGACTGTGGAGGGACAAAGAAAACATGATGAAAATTGA
- the LOC139485437 gene encoding GRB2-associated-binding protein 1-like isoform X4: MSKIANGNVVYSGWLVKSPPENKFRLSGPWKIFRSKWKRRFFILFKPQGSLPHQYVLNYYNNEEGKKLKGYIDLEHCEQIIESLDLDLFPFLLAIKTYHKNRERTYFLAADTEEQMTSWVRNLCSVCGLKPEDNSSDLPPQREEDNDTFTTIQNVPSSITKQPITQPTQGITHVPQSRDRKNSDRDYVPLTNCRTGTVSRKPPLLRPDSVDSVPDEIAPPPPVKRGQVIEDDVFHTQVYDMPPKAHDMNVTMPAPKICTSSESSSKDDSTLDVYDVPPPGHPPRHSPSTPRSSSSESHKADSAYSSQSVLTYDYPPSSEKNVVSDETYDYPPTNPHNLPKMDDVPPVRPPPPKSYLQQQEPYQNIPPNSKMLNEGIDSLDINKVVPMSTNLSANVPLSYDFPSNNASTQSAYDFPTSGQSGSSLLVIPPPGCGIDSHSYINAATRPVSHAHEDMYLAMDGLVPPAVADRTSSISDSGKSHDSYTLMSELNVYDHPPPQRPPRISKVIPKPCNGDAYTNIYKNERTRSFKKNNTINNPPFDFPSGRDPYAGKMSRSLQHSIPLPKNNNPHPDLTTSSEDEEDDRIADIDQSQNWNKVPPPMKSDKDELKYLELDLVDQPTSQPIHLTHAETGNNTPTEYREIDFVKTTALREVKKTVEGQRKHDEN, from the exons AAATGGAAAAGACGATTTTTTATCTTATTCAAACCGCAAGGAAGCTTACCTCACCAGTATGTTTTAAACTACTACAACAATGAAGAAGGAAAAAAGCTGAAAGGTTACATTGATCTTGAACATTGTGAACAGATTATTGAATCCTTGGATTTGGATTTGTTTCCTTTTCTCTTGGCCATTAAAACTTATCATAAGAACCGTGAAAGGACATATTTCCTGGCTGCCGACACTGAGGAACAAATGACATCGTGGGTACGAAACCTCTGTAGTGTTTGTGGTCTTAAGCCAGAGGACAACT cttCTGATTTACCACCCCAGAGAGAAGAGGACAATGATACATTCACCACAATTCAAAATGTGCCATCTTCTATTACTAAACAACCAATTACACAACCAACTCAAGGAATCACACATGTTCCGCAGAGTCGAGATCGAAAAAATTCTGACAGGGATTATGTTCCCTTGACTAATTGTAGAACTGGAACCGTATCAAGAAAACCACCTTTATTAAGGCCAGATAGTGTTGATAGTGTACCAGATGAAATAGCCCCACCACCACCTGTTAAAAGGGGCCAAGTGATTGAGGACGATGTGTTTCACACACAAGTGTATGATATGCCACCAAAGGCTCATGATATGAATGTGACTATGCCAGCTCCTAAAATATGTACATCTTCAGAGTCATCATCCAAAGATGATTCTACATTAGATGTGTATGATGTCCCACCCCCAGGTCACCCCCCTCGTCACAGTCCAAGTACCCCTCGTTCATCAAGTAGTGAAAGTCATAAGGCAGATTCAGCTTATTCTTCACAGTCAGTCCTTACATATGATTATCCTCCAAGTTCAGAAAAGAATGTTGTGAGTGATGAAACTTATGACTATCCTCCAACAAATCCTCATAACTTGCCAAAAATGGACGATGTACCTCCGGTAAGACCACCCCCGCCAAAGTCGTATCTGCAACAACAAGAACCATACCAAAATATTCCTCCAAATAGTAAAATGTTGAATGAAGGAATTGATAGTTTAGACATAAATAAAGTTGTTCCTATGTCAACAAACCTTAGTGCAAATGTTCCGTTATCTTACGATTTTCCGTCAAACAATGCTTCTACACAAAGTGCATATGATTTTCCGACGTCAGGACAGAGTGGTTCTAGTTTATTAGTGATTCCTCCACCTGGATGTGGTATTGATTCCCATAGTTACATTAACGCTGCAACACGACCTGTGTCACATGCACATGAGGATATGTATTTAGCAATGGATGGTCTTGTGCCACCTGCTGTAGCAGATAGGACATCTTCTATATCAGATAGTGGCAAGTCACATGACAGTTACACTCTAATGTCTGAGTTGAATGTATACGATCATCCTCCTCCTCAAAGGCCACCTAGGATTAGTAAAGTTATCCCTAAACCTTGCA atGGTGATGCCTACACAAACATCTACAAAAATGAGCGAACAcgaagctttaaaaaaaataacaccatTAATAATCCACCATTTGACTTTCCAAG tGGCCGAGATCCATATGCTGGTAAAATGTCTCGATCACTCCAACATAGCATACCTTTACCAAAAAATAATAATCCACATCCAGATTTAACTACAAGTTCAGAAGATGAGGAGGATGATCGCATAGCTGACATTGACCAG AGTCAAAATTGGAATAAAGTGCCCCCTCCTATGAAAAGTGATAAAGATGAACTGAAATATTTAGAACTGGACCTGGTGGACCAACCTACAAGTCAACCGATACATCTTACACATGCAGAGACGGGCAATAATACACCCACTGAATACAGAGAGATAGACTTTGTAAAGACTACAGCTCTCAGGGAAGTGAAAAAGACTGTGGAGGGACAAAGAAAACATGATGAAAATTGA
- the LOC139485437 gene encoding GRB2-associated-binding protein 1-like isoform X1 encodes MSKIANGNVVYSGWLVKSPPENKFRLSGPWKIFRSFSQDAMDTSKWKRRFFILFKPQGSLPHQYVLNYYNNEEGKKLKGYIDLEHCEQIIESLDLDLFPFLLAIKTYHKNRERTYFLAADTEEQMTSWVRNLCSVCGLKPEDNSSDLPPQREEDNDTFTTIQNVPSSITKQPITQPTQGITHVPQSRDRKNSDRDYVPLTNCRTGTVSRKPPLLRPDSVDSVPDEIAPPPPVKRGQVIEDDVFHTQVYDMPPKAHDMNVTMPAPKICTSSESSSKDDSTLDVYDVPPPGHPPRHSPSTPRSSSSESHKADSAYSSQSVLTYDYPPSSEKNVVSDETYDYPPTNPHNLPKMDDVPPVRPPPPKSYLQQQEPYQNIPPNSKMLNEGIDSLDINKVVPMSTNLSANVPLSYDFPSNNASTQSAYDFPTSGQSGSSLLVIPPPGCGIDSHSYINAATRPVSHAHEDMYLAMDGLVPPAVADRTSSISDSGKSHDSYTLMSELNVYDHPPPQRPPRISKVIPKPCNGDAYTNIYKNERTRSFKKNNTINNPPFDFPSGRDPYAGKMSRSLQHSIPLPKNNNPHPDLTTSSEDEEDDRIADIDQVMVPYPYEEHQKSQNWNKVPPPMKSDKDELKYLELDLVDQPTSQPIHLTHAETGNNTPTEYREIDFVKTTALREVKKTVEGQRKHDEN; translated from the exons AAATGGAAAAGACGATTTTTTATCTTATTCAAACCGCAAGGAAGCTTACCTCACCAGTATGTTTTAAACTACTACAACAATGAAGAAGGAAAAAAGCTGAAAGGTTACATTGATCTTGAACATTGTGAACAGATTATTGAATCCTTGGATTTGGATTTGTTTCCTTTTCTCTTGGCCATTAAAACTTATCATAAGAACCGTGAAAGGACATATTTCCTGGCTGCCGACACTGAGGAACAAATGACATCGTGGGTACGAAACCTCTGTAGTGTTTGTGGTCTTAAGCCAGAGGACAACT cttCTGATTTACCACCCCAGAGAGAAGAGGACAATGATACATTCACCACAATTCAAAATGTGCCATCTTCTATTACTAAACAACCAATTACACAACCAACTCAAGGAATCACACATGTTCCGCAGAGTCGAGATCGAAAAAATTCTGACAGGGATTATGTTCCCTTGACTAATTGTAGAACTGGAACCGTATCAAGAAAACCACCTTTATTAAGGCCAGATAGTGTTGATAGTGTACCAGATGAAATAGCCCCACCACCACCTGTTAAAAGGGGCCAAGTGATTGAGGACGATGTGTTTCACACACAAGTGTATGATATGCCACCAAAGGCTCATGATATGAATGTGACTATGCCAGCTCCTAAAATATGTACATCTTCAGAGTCATCATCCAAAGATGATTCTACATTAGATGTGTATGATGTCCCACCCCCAGGTCACCCCCCTCGTCACAGTCCAAGTACCCCTCGTTCATCAAGTAGTGAAAGTCATAAGGCAGATTCAGCTTATTCTTCACAGTCAGTCCTTACATATGATTATCCTCCAAGTTCAGAAAAGAATGTTGTGAGTGATGAAACTTATGACTATCCTCCAACAAATCCTCATAACTTGCCAAAAATGGACGATGTACCTCCGGTAAGACCACCCCCGCCAAAGTCGTATCTGCAACAACAAGAACCATACCAAAATATTCCTCCAAATAGTAAAATGTTGAATGAAGGAATTGATAGTTTAGACATAAATAAAGTTGTTCCTATGTCAACAAACCTTAGTGCAAATGTTCCGTTATCTTACGATTTTCCGTCAAACAATGCTTCTACACAAAGTGCATATGATTTTCCGACGTCAGGACAGAGTGGTTCTAGTTTATTAGTGATTCCTCCACCTGGATGTGGTATTGATTCCCATAGTTACATTAACGCTGCAACACGACCTGTGTCACATGCACATGAGGATATGTATTTAGCAATGGATGGTCTTGTGCCACCTGCTGTAGCAGATAGGACATCTTCTATATCAGATAGTGGCAAGTCACATGACAGTTACACTCTAATGTCTGAGTTGAATGTATACGATCATCCTCCTCCTCAAAGGCCACCTAGGATTAGTAAAGTTATCCCTAAACCTTGCA atGGTGATGCCTACACAAACATCTACAAAAATGAGCGAACAcgaagctttaaaaaaaataacaccatTAATAATCCACCATTTGACTTTCCAAG tGGCCGAGATCCATATGCTGGTAAAATGTCTCGATCACTCCAACATAGCATACCTTTACCAAAAAATAATAATCCACATCCAGATTTAACTACAAGTTCAGAAGATGAGGAGGATGATCGCATAGCTGACATTGACCAGGTAATGGTGCCATATCCATATGAAGAACATCAAAAG AGTCAAAATTGGAATAAAGTGCCCCCTCCTATGAAAAGTGATAAAGATGAACTGAAATATTTAGAACTGGACCTGGTGGACCAACCTACAAGTCAACCGATACATCTTACACATGCAGAGACGGGCAATAATACACCCACTGAATACAGAGAGATAGACTTTGTAAAGACTACAGCTCTCAGGGAAGTGAAAAAGACTGTGGAGGGACAAAGAAAACATGATGAAAATTGA
- the LOC139485437 gene encoding GRB2-associated-binding protein 1-like isoform X5 produces MTSWVRNLCSVCGLKPEDNSSDLPPQREEDNDTFTTIQNVPSSITKQPITQPTQGITHVPQSRDRKNSDRDYVPLTNCRTGTVSRKPPLLRPDSVDSVPDEIAPPPPVKRGQVIEDDVFHTQVYDMPPKAHDMNVTMPAPKICTSSESSSKDDSTLDVYDVPPPGHPPRHSPSTPRSSSSESHKADSAYSSQSVLTYDYPPSSEKNVVSDETYDYPPTNPHNLPKMDDVPPVRPPPPKSYLQQQEPYQNIPPNSKMLNEGIDSLDINKVVPMSTNLSANVPLSYDFPSNNASTQSAYDFPTSGQSGSSLLVIPPPGCGIDSHSYINAATRPVSHAHEDMYLAMDGLVPPAVADRTSSISDSGKSHDSYTLMSELNVYDHPPPQRPPRISKVIPKPCNGDAYTNIYKNERTRSFKKNNTINNPPFDFPSGRDPYAGKMSRSLQHSIPLPKNNNPHPDLTTSSEDEEDDRIADIDQVMVPYPYEEHQKSQNWNKVPPPMKSDKDELKYLELDLVDQPTSQPIHLTHAETGNNTPTEYREIDFVKTTALREVKKTVEGQRKHDEN; encoded by the exons ATGACATCGTGGGTACGAAACCTCTGTAGTGTTTGTGGTCTTAAGCCAGAGGACAACT cttCTGATTTACCACCCCAGAGAGAAGAGGACAATGATACATTCACCACAATTCAAAATGTGCCATCTTCTATTACTAAACAACCAATTACACAACCAACTCAAGGAATCACACATGTTCCGCAGAGTCGAGATCGAAAAAATTCTGACAGGGATTATGTTCCCTTGACTAATTGTAGAACTGGAACCGTATCAAGAAAACCACCTTTATTAAGGCCAGATAGTGTTGATAGTGTACCAGATGAAATAGCCCCACCACCACCTGTTAAAAGGGGCCAAGTGATTGAGGACGATGTGTTTCACACACAAGTGTATGATATGCCACCAAAGGCTCATGATATGAATGTGACTATGCCAGCTCCTAAAATATGTACATCTTCAGAGTCATCATCCAAAGATGATTCTACATTAGATGTGTATGATGTCCCACCCCCAGGTCACCCCCCTCGTCACAGTCCAAGTACCCCTCGTTCATCAAGTAGTGAAAGTCATAAGGCAGATTCAGCTTATTCTTCACAGTCAGTCCTTACATATGATTATCCTCCAAGTTCAGAAAAGAATGTTGTGAGTGATGAAACTTATGACTATCCTCCAACAAATCCTCATAACTTGCCAAAAATGGACGATGTACCTCCGGTAAGACCACCCCCGCCAAAGTCGTATCTGCAACAACAAGAACCATACCAAAATATTCCTCCAAATAGTAAAATGTTGAATGAAGGAATTGATAGTTTAGACATAAATAAAGTTGTTCCTATGTCAACAAACCTTAGTGCAAATGTTCCGTTATCTTACGATTTTCCGTCAAACAATGCTTCTACACAAAGTGCATATGATTTTCCGACGTCAGGACAGAGTGGTTCTAGTTTATTAGTGATTCCTCCACCTGGATGTGGTATTGATTCCCATAGTTACATTAACGCTGCAACACGACCTGTGTCACATGCACATGAGGATATGTATTTAGCAATGGATGGTCTTGTGCCACCTGCTGTAGCAGATAGGACATCTTCTATATCAGATAGTGGCAAGTCACATGACAGTTACACTCTAATGTCTGAGTTGAATGTATACGATCATCCTCCTCCTCAAAGGCCACCTAGGATTAGTAAAGTTATCCCTAAACCTTGCA atGGTGATGCCTACACAAACATCTACAAAAATGAGCGAACAcgaagctttaaaaaaaataacaccatTAATAATCCACCATTTGACTTTCCAAG tGGCCGAGATCCATATGCTGGTAAAATGTCTCGATCACTCCAACATAGCATACCTTTACCAAAAAATAATAATCCACATCCAGATTTAACTACAAGTTCAGAAGATGAGGAGGATGATCGCATAGCTGACATTGACCAGGTAATGGTGCCATATCCATATGAAGAACATCAAAAG AGTCAAAATTGGAATAAAGTGCCCCCTCCTATGAAAAGTGATAAAGATGAACTGAAATATTTAGAACTGGACCTGGTGGACCAACCTACAAGTCAACCGATACATCTTACACATGCAGAGACGGGCAATAATACACCCACTGAATACAGAGAGATAGACTTTGTAAAGACTACAGCTCTCAGGGAAGTGAAAAAGACTGTGGAGGGACAAAGAAAACATGATGAAAATTGA
- the LOC139485437 gene encoding GRB2-associated-binding protein 1-like isoform X2 has protein sequence MSKIANGNVVYSGWLVKSPPENKFRLSGPWKIFRSKWKRRFFILFKPQGSLPHQYVLNYYNNEEGKKLKGYIDLEHCEQIIESLDLDLFPFLLAIKTYHKNRERTYFLAADTEEQMTSWVRNLCSVCGLKPEDNSSDLPPQREEDNDTFTTIQNVPSSITKQPITQPTQGITHVPQSRDRKNSDRDYVPLTNCRTGTVSRKPPLLRPDSVDSVPDEIAPPPPVKRGQVIEDDVFHTQVYDMPPKAHDMNVTMPAPKICTSSESSSKDDSTLDVYDVPPPGHPPRHSPSTPRSSSSESHKADSAYSSQSVLTYDYPPSSEKNVVSDETYDYPPTNPHNLPKMDDVPPVRPPPPKSYLQQQEPYQNIPPNSKMLNEGIDSLDINKVVPMSTNLSANVPLSYDFPSNNASTQSAYDFPTSGQSGSSLLVIPPPGCGIDSHSYINAATRPVSHAHEDMYLAMDGLVPPAVADRTSSISDSGKSHDSYTLMSELNVYDHPPPQRPPRISKVIPKPCNGDAYTNIYKNERTRSFKKNNTINNPPFDFPSGRDPYAGKMSRSLQHSIPLPKNNNPHPDLTTSSEDEEDDRIADIDQVMVPYPYEEHQKSQNWNKVPPPMKSDKDELKYLELDLVDQPTSQPIHLTHAETGNNTPTEYREIDFVKTTALREVKKTVEGQRKHDEN, from the exons AAATGGAAAAGACGATTTTTTATCTTATTCAAACCGCAAGGAAGCTTACCTCACCAGTATGTTTTAAACTACTACAACAATGAAGAAGGAAAAAAGCTGAAAGGTTACATTGATCTTGAACATTGTGAACAGATTATTGAATCCTTGGATTTGGATTTGTTTCCTTTTCTCTTGGCCATTAAAACTTATCATAAGAACCGTGAAAGGACATATTTCCTGGCTGCCGACACTGAGGAACAAATGACATCGTGGGTACGAAACCTCTGTAGTGTTTGTGGTCTTAAGCCAGAGGACAACT cttCTGATTTACCACCCCAGAGAGAAGAGGACAATGATACATTCACCACAATTCAAAATGTGCCATCTTCTATTACTAAACAACCAATTACACAACCAACTCAAGGAATCACACATGTTCCGCAGAGTCGAGATCGAAAAAATTCTGACAGGGATTATGTTCCCTTGACTAATTGTAGAACTGGAACCGTATCAAGAAAACCACCTTTATTAAGGCCAGATAGTGTTGATAGTGTACCAGATGAAATAGCCCCACCACCACCTGTTAAAAGGGGCCAAGTGATTGAGGACGATGTGTTTCACACACAAGTGTATGATATGCCACCAAAGGCTCATGATATGAATGTGACTATGCCAGCTCCTAAAATATGTACATCTTCAGAGTCATCATCCAAAGATGATTCTACATTAGATGTGTATGATGTCCCACCCCCAGGTCACCCCCCTCGTCACAGTCCAAGTACCCCTCGTTCATCAAGTAGTGAAAGTCATAAGGCAGATTCAGCTTATTCTTCACAGTCAGTCCTTACATATGATTATCCTCCAAGTTCAGAAAAGAATGTTGTGAGTGATGAAACTTATGACTATCCTCCAACAAATCCTCATAACTTGCCAAAAATGGACGATGTACCTCCGGTAAGACCACCCCCGCCAAAGTCGTATCTGCAACAACAAGAACCATACCAAAATATTCCTCCAAATAGTAAAATGTTGAATGAAGGAATTGATAGTTTAGACATAAATAAAGTTGTTCCTATGTCAACAAACCTTAGTGCAAATGTTCCGTTATCTTACGATTTTCCGTCAAACAATGCTTCTACACAAAGTGCATATGATTTTCCGACGTCAGGACAGAGTGGTTCTAGTTTATTAGTGATTCCTCCACCTGGATGTGGTATTGATTCCCATAGTTACATTAACGCTGCAACACGACCTGTGTCACATGCACATGAGGATATGTATTTAGCAATGGATGGTCTTGTGCCACCTGCTGTAGCAGATAGGACATCTTCTATATCAGATAGTGGCAAGTCACATGACAGTTACACTCTAATGTCTGAGTTGAATGTATACGATCATCCTCCTCCTCAAAGGCCACCTAGGATTAGTAAAGTTATCCCTAAACCTTGCA atGGTGATGCCTACACAAACATCTACAAAAATGAGCGAACAcgaagctttaaaaaaaataacaccatTAATAATCCACCATTTGACTTTCCAAG tGGCCGAGATCCATATGCTGGTAAAATGTCTCGATCACTCCAACATAGCATACCTTTACCAAAAAATAATAATCCACATCCAGATTTAACTACAAGTTCAGAAGATGAGGAGGATGATCGCATAGCTGACATTGACCAGGTAATGGTGCCATATCCATATGAAGAACATCAAAAG AGTCAAAATTGGAATAAAGTGCCCCCTCCTATGAAAAGTGATAAAGATGAACTGAAATATTTAGAACTGGACCTGGTGGACCAACCTACAAGTCAACCGATACATCTTACACATGCAGAGACGGGCAATAATACACCCACTGAATACAGAGAGATAGACTTTGTAAAGACTACAGCTCTCAGGGAAGTGAAAAAGACTGTGGAGGGACAAAGAAAACATGATGAAAATTGA